In Gemmatimonadaceae bacterium, the sequence GGGCCAAGAACGCCATCCGGCGTAGCGACCGCGCGATCCTGGTGGAGGGCTACTTCGACTGCGTGCGGTTGATGATGGCGGGGGTGGATGATGTGGTGGCGCCGCTCGGCACCGCGCTCGCCGAGCCGCAGGCCGAGCTGCTGCGGCGCTACACCCGCAACGTATACCTGCTGTACGACAGCGACACGGCGGGGCTCAAAGCCACCTTCCGCGCCGGCGACGAATTGCTGCGCCTCGGCATGTCGGTGCAGGTCGTCACGCTGCCGGAGGGGGAGGATCCCGACAGCTTCGTGCGCGCGCACGGCAAGGAGAAGCTCGAGGAACACCTCGCGCAGGCGATCGACGTGTTCGAGCGGAAGATCCAACTGCTCGACCGCGGCGGATGGTTCGGCGATCTGAGGCGCAAGCGTCAGGCGCTGGACCGGCTGCTGCCCACGCTCCGCGCGGTGACCGATCCGATCACCCGTGACCTGTATATCGCGCGGACGGCCGAGGCCGCGGGGGTGAGCCGGGACCTCCTCGAGCGCGAGATTGGACACGGTCCGGAGCCGGTGCGGGGGGGCGGGGGACCGCCGGACGCGCCGCCCGAGTATTACGAAGAGAGCGCCCCGGAAGTGCCGCGGCGTGCGGTGCGCCGTGACCCGCGGCGCACGCCCGGGGTTAGGACTGAATGGGAGCTGGTGCGTGTGATGTTGCAGCAGCCGACGTATGTTGAGACGGTGGCGGAACGCGTGGGACCGCAGGAATTCCGCGATCCGGCGCTGCGCGCGATCTACGCGCGGATGGCCGCCGCGGCGACCGAACGTTCCACGGAGCAGCTGGCGGCGGGGCTCGACGACGACGCGACCGCCGTATTGGAGCAGTTGCTCGAACAAGGCGGTGGCGACGAAGACGTCGAGCGTACGGTGAAGGATTGTCTTGCAGCGCTGCAGTTGGAACGGCTGCAGGACGCGCTGCGGGAGATCGATCGCCAGCTTCCGCTGGCCACGGGCGCTGAGCAGGACGCGCTCATGGTGCGCAAGCAGCAGTTGACGGACGAGTGGCGCTCTTTGGGCGGGCGCGGCTGGAAATCGTTCGGTAGACCACGCCCGTGACCAGGGAGAACGGTACGTGCATCAGGATGTGGTGATCTTATTGGAGGTCCAGCAGCAGGACGCGGCCATCTTCCAACTCGAAGACCGGCTGGCAGCGCTGGCGCCGCGGCTGGCGGCGCTGGAAGCCGACACGCAGCGTGCCGAGCACGCGCTGGCCGAAGTCCGTGCCGGCATCGAGGCCGAGGAGAAGCGGCAACGCGACGCACAGTTCCGGATCGATCAGCACCGGGAGTTGTTGAAGCGGCATGAGCAGGTGCTCAACACGGTGACCTCGCCGCGCGAGGCGGCGGCCGCGGTGGCGCAGACGGAACAGGCGCGCCGCATGCTGGCCGACGACGAGCAGGAAATGGCGTCGATCCACTCGCGCGTCGCGGAACTGCGGTCGCACGCTGCGGAGCGCGAGAAGGACGTGGAAGCCACGCGCGCCGCCCAGGCGGGGGCACGGGAGACGCTCGCCGCCGAACGTGGAGAAATCGAGCGGGCGGTGGCGGCTGCGCACGCGGAACGCGATGCGCGTTCCGCAAACGTCTCGCGCTCGCTCCTTACGCGGTACGACCGGATCCAGAAGCGACAGCGGTCGGTGGCCCTGTACGCGCTGCGGGGGCAGTCGTGCGGCAACTGCGACACGATCATCCCCATGCAGCGGCGGAACGTGATGGTGGGCTCGGGCACGCCGGAGGTCTGCGAAGGGTGCGGAGTGCTCCTGTACGCAGGCGAATGATGGTTGTTGAGGTGGGCTGCCGGACATAGCTTTCGCGCGTGACCGTCCCTGAAATCCGGCTGCGGAGCCGCACCCGGTGGGTGATGGCGGCGGAGCCCGACGCGCACGCCGTTGCCGAACTGGCCGCCGCCCTGCACCTGCCCGAGACGGTGTGCCGGTTGATGGTCGGCCGTGGGCACGCCGACCCGGAGCAGGCCAAGCGCTTCCTGCGGCCGCGGCTGGAGCACCTCCACGAGCCCTCCACGCTGCTCGACCTGGACCGCGCCGTGGAGCGCCTGAGCCACGCCATCCGCGGCGGCGAGGTGGTGCTCATCCACGGCGACTACGACGTGGACGGCATGTGCTCCACGACGATCCTGCTCAAGACGCTGCGCGCGTTGGGCGCCAACGCCGTGCCGTTCATTCCGCAACGGCTGCGCGACGGGTACGACCTCACCGACGCCGGAGTGCGGGCCGCGCAGGAGCACGGCGCGCGCGTCGTGGTCACCTGCGACTGCGGCACGAGCGCGCACGAGCCGGTACGTCGCCTCACGGCCGCCGGCGTGGATGTGATCATCACCGACCACCACCTGCCGGGCGGGCCGCTTCCCGACGCGTTCGCGATCATCAACCCCCAACGGCCTGGCTGCCCGTCGCCGGACAAGGACCTGGCCGCCGTGGGCGTTGCGTTCAAGCTCGCGCTGGCCCTCGTGCGCGCCTTCGGCGGCAACGAGCAGGCGGTGTACGAGATGCTCGACCTCGTGGCGCTCGCCACGGTGGCCGACATCGCCCCGCTGCGCGGCGAGAATCGCGTGTTCGTACGGTACGGGCTGCGGTTGCTCGCCGAGACGCGGAACGTCGGGCTGCGGGCCCTGATCCGCGCGGCGGGGCTCGACCGCAAGGCCATGACGGCCGGGCGCGTCGGCTTCATCCTCGCGCCGCGGCTCAACGCGGTGGGGCGGCTCGACCGTGCCATGCGCGGGGTCGAGTTGCTCACCACCGACGACGAATCCCGCGCCAACGCGTTGGCGCGCGAGTTCGAGGAGTTGAACGCCCGCCGCCAGGACCTGGACCGCCGCACGCTCGACGACGCGCGGCGCATGGCCGAGGGGCTGGACCTCGACCGCACGTACGGCCTCGTACTCGCCGGTGAGGGCTGGCACGCCGGCGTGATCGGGATCGTGGCCTCCCGGCTGGTGGAGGAGTTCGGGCGTCCCACGATCCTCATTGCGCTCGAGGGCGACGAGGGGAAGGGGTCGGGGCGCTCGATTTCATCGTTCGACCTGCACGGCGGCATCAGCCGCTGCCGCGACCTGCTCATCCGCTTCGGGGGGCACCGCGCGGCGGCCGGTGTGACCATCGCGCGGCACCAGGTTGCCGCGTTCGCCGAGCGGTTCAACGCGGTGGCGCTCGAGACGCTCACGGCCGACGATCTCGTGCCCGAATTGCGCACCGATCTGGAACTGCCCTTCGACGCGGCCACGGAGGATCTGGAATCGCTGCTCCGGCACTTGGAACCGTGCGGCGTTGGAAACCCGTCGCCCGTTCTCGTTTCGCGCGGTGTGACGTTGGGCGCCCCGCCCAGGGCGATCGGCAAGGACGGCCTCCGCCTGGTGCTGCAAGGGGGCGGACACACGCTCACGGCGATTGGTTGGGGGATGGCGGGCCGTCGTAGCGAGCTGGACCTGGGCCGGCCCATCGATGTGGCGTTCCGGCTCGAACGCGACGAATGGAACGGGGAATCGCGGCTGCAAGCCCGGCTGGCCGACTTCCGGGGCTGACCATGCGCATCGTGGGTGGAAGATGGCGTGGACGCCGCATCAAGCCGCCGGCAGACGATCGGGTGCGTCCCACCGCCGATCGCGTGCGCGAAGCGTGGATGAGCATCGTGTCGCCCTGGCTTCCCGATGCGCGCGTGCTCGATCTGTATGCCGGCTCGGGTGCGCTCGGGCTGGAGGCCCTGTCGCGTGGCGCGGCCGAGGCGCACCTGGTGGAGATTTTGCCGTCCTCGCTGCGGTGCATGGCGGACAATGCCGCAACACTGGGGGCGGGCGGCGCGGCCGTGATCCATCGCGGCGATGCGCTGCGATTCGCGCAGGGACTGGAGGCGCACGCCTACGACGTCGCGTTCGCCGATCCGCCGTATGGGCAGGGGTTGGCCACCCGGCTCGCGGAAGCCTGGCTGGCGGTGCCCTTTGCCGACATCCTAGGCGTGGAGCATCGCCGGGATGAGCATCTCCCGGGTGACGGCGAGCGGCGGGTCTACGGCGACACGGTGATCACGATCTTTCGCGTGGAATAGCGGTGGGCGGCGCGCGCGGCGGGTGCTATCATTAGCGGAGCGTGCCGGCGGAGGTTGAAGCGCCGCCGGCGGGAGCAGGCCGCGAGGACTCTCACGCCCCGAATGCCATGACGCGCACTGCCATCTACGCCGGAAGTTTCGACCCGATCACGCGCGGACACGAAGATCTGATGCTGCGCAGCCTCGGTTTCGTGGACCGGTTGGTCGTGGCCGTGACCACCAACGTGGCCAAGCAGCCCCTCTTTCCGGTGGCCGAGCGCGTGCAGTTGATCACGGCCGCAGTGGGCAACGAAGCGCGGATCGACGTGCGCGCATTCACCGGGCTGCTGGTGGATTTCGCCCGGCAGGTGGGCGCCACCCTGTTCATCCGCGGCCTGCGCGCGGTGAGCGATTTCGAATATGAGTATCAGATGGCACTCATGAACCGCCACCTGTCGCCCAATCTCGAGACGGTCTTCATGGTCCCGTCGCTCGATACGACCTACATCAGCGCGAGCCTGGTGCGCGAGGTGGCCAGGTTCGGAGGCGATCTGAGCGGCCTGGTGCATCCGGTGGTGGCCGAGGCCCTGCGCCGGAAGTTCGCTCCGGCATGAGCTTCCTGGCCGACGTCCGCGCGCGCGCCGCGGCGCTCCACCGACGCGTGATCTTTCCGGAGACGGCCGACGCGCGGACGCTCGAGGCGGTGCGGGCGCTCAAGGCGCAGGCCGTGGTGGTGCCGCTCGCGGTGCTGGATCCGGCGGCGCCCGCATCGCACGCCGCGGTGCGCGCCCTCGGCGTCGAGGTGGTCGATCCGTCCGCGGACGCGCGGGTGGACCAGATCGCGCACCTGCTGTACGCGGCGCGCCACGAAAAGGGGATGACGGAGGGCGAGGCCGCGCGGCTGGCCACCACGCCGCTGTACTTCGCCGACGGGTTGGTGCGGTTGGGTGTGGCCGACGCGTGCGTGGCCGGCGTGTGCCACACCACGGCCGACGTGCTGCGCGCGTCGCTGGCCCTGCTCGGTCCCGCCCCCGGTGTGCACACCGTGTCGAGCGCGTTCTACATGGTCGTCCCGCCGTTTCGCGGCACGGAGAACGACGAGGTGCTCACGTTCACTGACTGCGCGGTGATTCCGTATCCCACGGTCGACCAGTTGGTCGACATCGCGATCGCTGCGGCGCGCGACCGGCGGCGCATCGTGGGGGACGAGCCCGTGGTGGCGTTCCTGTCGTTCAGCACCTACGGCAGTGCCGGCGGTCCGAGCGTGGAGCTCGTCCGCCACGCCGTTCGGCTGACCCGGGCGTGCGCGCCGGACCTGGCGATCGACGGCGAGATGCAGGCCGATGCGGCGCTCATCGCGTCGGTGGCGGCCCGCAAGGTGCCCGGGAGCGTGGTGGGTGGGCGGGCCAACGTGCTCGTGTTCCCCTCGCTCGACGCCGGGAACATCGCCTACAAGTTGGTGCAACGCCTGGCCGACGCCACCGCGGTCGGGCCGATCGTGCAGGGACTCAAGCGGCCGTGCAGCGACCTTTCGCGCGGCGCGACGAGTGACGACATATTCCACGTGGCGGCAGTGACCGCCCTTCAGGCACACGACGGTGCGGCCACCGCCGCGCCGGCCCCCGAGGAGAACAAGGCATGAGCTTCACCATCACCAAGCAGGGCGACATTTCCATCGTCGAGATCGACGGCCAGTTGATCGTCGGCAACCGGCAGGAACTCAAGCAGAAGATGCTCGACGCGCTCGAGCACGGAGCACGCAAGCTGCTCGTCGACTTCACCAAGACCGGGTACATCGACAGCTCGGGACTCGGCGTGCTCGTCTCGCTCTCCAAGAAGATCCGCGAGCAGGGCGGGGAACTGCGGCTGGCCGCGCTCAACGAGGACCTGCGGACGCTGTTCGAACTGACCAAACTCGACACGCTGTTCCAGATCTCCGATAGCCGCGAGCAGGCGCTCGCGAGCTTCTGATCCACCAATCGAGTCGACGCTGACGCGAGGGTGAGCTCCATGCCTGGGCCGCGGGACCAGTTCCCGGAGGCGCGTATTCTCGAGTTCGAGATTCCGAGCGACGTGCGGTTCATCGAGCGCGTGGTCGAGGCCGTGCGCGCCGAGTGCCGGACGATGTGCTACACCGAGCGGCATGTCGCGCTCAACGTGCCGGTGGCGCTCACCGAGGCGCTCTCCAACGCCATCCTGCGCGGCAATGGCGAGCGCCGCGACCGGTCGGTGCTCATCCGGGCGCATGTCGGCGATGTGCGGTTGATCATGGAGGTGACGGACGAGGGCCAGGGGTTCGACCTCGATGCGTGTCTGATGGACCCGACCACCCCCGAGCGGCTGCTCAGCGAGGATGGCCGCGGCCTGTACCTCATGCTCAAGCTCATGGACCACGTAGAGCGTGTGCAGGCCCAACGGGGCAACCTCGTGCGCATGATCCTCAACCGCGCCTCATGAGCGATCTCACCTCGGTGCTCTCGGCGTTCAAAGAAGCGACGCGCTGCGAGGCGGCCGTGTGGGTCGAGCCGCGCGGCGGCGGACCGCCGCGCTGCGAGGCAGCCACCTATCGCGCTCCACCCCCCGAGCGATGGACGGGGCCGTCGGAGGGCGCGCAACGCGTCTCCACCCCGGACGGCCCCGCCCTCATCGCCACCGTGCCCGGGCCCCGGCACGCGTGGCTGCTCCTGGGGCCCAGTCCATCCAGCCGCGCCGCCCTCGAGACGCACCTCCGCTTCCTCCTCCCCGTCGTCTCGCACTTCCTCCAAGCGTCCCTCGAAGTAGAACACGCCGCAACCGAACTCGCCGACCGGTACGAGGAAATCAACCTCCTCTATACGATCGGAGAGATCCTCGGTCGTACGGTGGCGTTGGAGGAGGCGGCCCACACGATCCTCACCGAGATCTCCGAAACGGTGGGCGCCCGGCGCGCCAGCGTGCTCGTGTTCGACGAACCGTCGCGCGAACTCCGCGTGGTCGCCGCCCTTGGGGCACGCCCCGCGGCGCTGCCCTCCATTTCCGCCGATGACGAGTGCAGCGTTACGGCCCGCGTCTTCCGCACCATGCACCCGGAGATCGTCGAAGCCGCCGAATCACCGTGCCCGCAGGAGCGCGATCACCGCGACGGCGCCATGATGTCGGTGCCGATCCTCTGGAGCACGCCCCGCGGCGCCCAGGCGCTGGGGGTGGTCAATCTCTCGGGTCGGCGGAACGGCGAGCCGTTCTCCGCCGGCGATCAGAAGCTCATCGCCGCCATCGCCACCCAGATCGGCACAGCCATCCAGAACGCCCGCTTGGTGCGCCATTCCGTCGCCCAACAGCGGCTGTCGCACGAGATGCAGATGGCGCACGACCTGCAGATGAAACTGCTCCCCAGCGGGGCTGAACTGGCGGCCGACGCCGACGCCGCGGCGCGCGTGGTGCCGGCGGAAAGCGTGGGCGGCGACTTCTACAATTTCTTCCGGCTGGGCCGCGGTCGCGTGGGCGCGCTGCTCGGTGACGTGTCGGGCCACGGCTACCAGGCGGCACTCATCATGGCGCTCGTCATGAGCGCCTCGGCCATCCACTCCAAGACCACCGCTGATCCGGGTGAGACGCTCAATGCGCTGCTCGCGTCGTTGCGCGAAGAACTGACGGCCACCGAGATGTTCCTGTCGGCATTCTACGCCGTGATCGATCGCAGCAACGGCACGCTCCGCTACGCCAACGCCGGTCACCCGTC encodes:
- a CDS encoding phosphate acyltransferase, coding for MSFLADVRARAAALHRRVIFPETADARTLEAVRALKAQAVVVPLAVLDPAAPASHAAVRALGVEVVDPSADARVDQIAHLLYAARHEKGMTEGEAARLATTPLYFADGLVRLGVADACVAGVCHTTADVLRASLALLGPAPGVHTVSSAFYMVVPPFRGTENDEVLTFTDCAVIPYPTVDQLVDIAIAAARDRRRIVGDEPVVAFLSFSTYGSAGGPSVELVRHAVRLTRACAPDLAIDGEMQADAALIASVAARKVPGSVVGGRANVLVFPSLDAGNIAYKLVQRLADATAVGPIVQGLKRPCSDLSRGATSDDIFHVAAVTALQAHDGAATAAPAPEENKA
- a CDS encoding RsmD family RNA methyltransferase; this translates as MRIVGGRWRGRRIKPPADDRVRPTADRVREAWMSIVSPWLPDARVLDLYAGSGALGLEALSRGAAEAHLVEILPSSLRCMADNAATLGAGGAAVIHRGDALRFAQGLEAHAYDVAFADPPYGQGLATRLAEAWLAVPFADILGVEHRRDEHLPGDGERRVYGDTVITIFRVE
- the coaD gene encoding pantetheine-phosphate adenylyltransferase; its protein translation is MTRTAIYAGSFDPITRGHEDLMLRSLGFVDRLVVAVTTNVAKQPLFPVAERVQLITAAVGNEARIDVRAFTGLLVDFARQVGATLFIRGLRAVSDFEYEYQMALMNRHLSPNLETVFMVPSLDTTYISASLVREVARFGGDLSGLVHPVVAEALRRKFAPA
- a CDS encoding GAF domain-containing SpoIIE family protein phosphatase, which translates into the protein MSDLTSVLSAFKEATRCEAAVWVEPRGGGPPRCEAATYRAPPPERWTGPSEGAQRVSTPDGPALIATVPGPRHAWLLLGPSPSSRAALETHLRFLLPVVSHFLQASLEVEHAATELADRYEEINLLYTIGEILGRTVALEEAAHTILTEISETVGARRASVLVFDEPSRELRVVAALGARPAALPSISADDECSVTARVFRTMHPEIVEAAESPCPQERDHRDGAMMSVPILWSTPRGAQALGVVNLSGRRNGEPFSAGDQKLIAAIATQIGTAIQNARLVRHSVAQQRLSHEMQMAHDLQMKLLPSGAELAADADAAARVVPAESVGGDFYNFFRLGRGRVGALLGDVSGHGYQAALIMALVMSASAIHSKTTADPGETLNALLASLREELTATEMFLSAFYAVIDRSNGTLRYANAGHPSAFLVHGDGSSERLSALDPPLGLGAESPHSGKRKWDANGDLLLLFTDGVSDARNREGERFGERRVLDVVRRHCSETSSAIVERVFQAVDEFLRGARFRDDLTVVVVRS
- a CDS encoding STAS domain-containing protein; the protein is MSFTITKQGDISIVEIDGQLIVGNRQELKQKMLDALEHGARKLLVDFTKTGYIDSSGLGVLVSLSKKIREQGGELRLAALNEDLRTLFELTKLDTLFQISDSREQALASF
- the recJ gene encoding single-stranded-DNA-specific exonuclease RecJ, with the protein product MTVPEIRLRSRTRWVMAAEPDAHAVAELAAALHLPETVCRLMVGRGHADPEQAKRFLRPRLEHLHEPSTLLDLDRAVERLSHAIRGGEVVLIHGDYDVDGMCSTTILLKTLRALGANAVPFIPQRLRDGYDLTDAGVRAAQEHGARVVVTCDCGTSAHEPVRRLTAAGVDVIITDHHLPGGPLPDAFAIINPQRPGCPSPDKDLAAVGVAFKLALALVRAFGGNEQAVYEMLDLVALATVADIAPLRGENRVFVRYGLRLLAETRNVGLRALIRAAGLDRKAMTAGRVGFILAPRLNAVGRLDRAMRGVELLTTDDESRANALAREFEELNARRQDLDRRTLDDARRMAEGLDLDRTYGLVLAGEGWHAGVIGIVASRLVEEFGRPTILIALEGDEGKGSGRSISSFDLHGGISRCRDLLIRFGGHRAAAGVTIARHQVAAFAERFNAVALETLTADDLVPELRTDLELPFDAATEDLESLLRHLEPCGVGNPSPVLVSRGVTLGAPPRAIGKDGLRLVLQGGGHTLTAIGWGMAGRRSELDLGRPIDVAFRLERDEWNGESRLQARLADFRG
- the dnaG gene encoding DNA primase — translated: MIPDDVVERVADAADIVQIIGEHVKLKRVGRTWRGPCPFHQGTHPNFSVTPGGGYRCWSCGEKGSVFTFVQKRLGMDFVDAVKYVGQKAGIDVQEVSRKREGPDAREPLWEANAAAAEYFRRMLWEGESGLAAREYLAQREVNQEQADRFMLGFAPREIGLMRAHLQTLGFDDERQLLAGLLVKRDETEEPRPRFRGRLMFPILDAQGRVVAFGGRLIGSGEPKYLNSGESPTFIKGRTLYGLSWAKNAIRRSDRAILVEGYFDCVRLMMAGVDDVVAPLGTALAEPQAELLRRYTRNVYLLYDSDTAGLKATFRAGDELLRLGMSVQVVTLPEGEDPDSFVRAHGKEKLEEHLAQAIDVFERKIQLLDRGGWFGDLRRKRQALDRLLPTLRAVTDPITRDLYIARTAEAAGVSRDLLEREIGHGPEPVRGGGGPPDAPPEYYEESAPEVPRRAVRRDPRRTPGVRTEWELVRVMLQQPTYVETVAERVGPQEFRDPALRAIYARMAAAATERSTEQLAAGLDDDATAVLEQLLEQGGGDEDVERTVKDCLAALQLERLQDALREIDRQLPLATGAEQDALMVRKQQLTDEWRSLGGRGWKSFGRPRP
- a CDS encoding ATP-binding protein; its protein translation is MPGPRDQFPEARILEFEIPSDVRFIERVVEAVRAECRTMCYTERHVALNVPVALTEALSNAILRGNGERRDRSVLIRAHVGDVRLIMEVTDEGQGFDLDACLMDPTTPERLLSEDGRGLYLMLKLMDHVERVQAQRGNLVRMILNRAS